A genome region from Meriones unguiculatus strain TT.TT164.6M chromosome 2, Bangor_MerUng_6.1, whole genome shotgun sequence includes the following:
- the Dap3 gene encoding small ribosomal subunit protein mS29, with product MLTRITRLFSRVQQLDPRCFLHVSAQASQSSQVPAEHPRAISRTSDSDPAKHGEQHEGQHYSIPLQDLKTIFPHGLPPRYMMQVKTFGEACLMVRKPAVELLNYLKNTNFTHPAVRYLLYGEKGTGKTLSLCHAIHFCAKHDWLILHIPDAHLWVKNCQELLQSTYNKQRFDQPLEASTWLRNFKITNERFLSQIKVQEKYVWNKRESTEKGSPLGEVVEQGITRVRNATDAVGVVLKELKRQSSLGLFHLLVAVDGVNALWGRTTLKKEDRTMIAPEELALVHSLRKMVKNDWHGGAIVLSLSQTGSLFKSRRACLPHELLGKEGFDALDPFLPILVSNYNPKEFESSFQYYLENNWLQHEKASTEEGRKELKFLSNSNPGQLERLCASL from the exons ATGTTGACAAGAATAACGCGGCTTTTCTCCAGGGTCCAGCAG ctaGACCCAAGGTGTTTTTTACACGTGAGTGCACAAGCATCTCAGAGCAGTCAGGTTCCAGCTGAGCATCCTAGAGCTATTTCCCGCACCAGTGACAGTGACCCG GCTAAGCATGGGGAACAGCATGAGGGTCAGCACTACAGCATCCCccttcaagatctgaagacaatATTTCCTCATGGCCTGCCTCCTCGATACATGATGCAG GTGAAGACTTTTGGAGAAGCTTGTCTGATGGTAAGGAAGCCAGCTGTCGAGCTTCTGAACTACCTGAAAAATACCAATTTTACTCATCCAGCTGTGCGATATCTTCTCT ATGGGGAGAAGGGAACAGGAAAAACCCTCAGTCTTTGCCATGCTATTCATTTCTGTGCAAAACATGACTGGCTGATTCTGCATATCCCAGATG CTCATCTTTGGGTGAAAAACTGCCAGGAGCTTCTGCAGTCCACTTACAACAAACAGCGCTTTGATCAACCCCTAGAGGCCTCTACCTGGCTGAGGAATTTCAAAATTACGAATGAGCGCTTCCTGAGCCAG aTAAAAGTTCAAGAGAAGTATGTTTGGAATAAGCGAGAAAGCACCGAGAAAGGCAGTCCTCTGGGAGAAGTTGTTGAACAG GGCATTACCCGAGTGAGGAACGCCACAGATGCCGTTGGGGTTGTGCTGAAGGAGCTAAAGAGGCAGAGTTCCTTAGGGCTCTTTCACCTCCTGGTGGCAGTGGATGGAGTCAATGCCCTCTGGGGAAGGACCACACTGAAAAAAGAAGATAGAACCATG ATTGCCCCGGAAGAACTAGCCCTTGTTCACAGCCTGAGGAAGATGGTGAAAAATGACTGG catGGAGGTGCAATTGTGTTGAGTTTGAGCCAAACCGGGTCTCTCTTTAAGTCCCGAAGAGCCTGTTTGCCACATGAGCTCCTAGGAAAG GAAGGATTTGATGCCCTAGACCCATTTCTTCCCATCCTCGTTTCCAACTACAATCCAAAGGAATTTGAAAGTTCTTTTCAGTATTATTTAGAGAACAATTGGCTTCAGCATGAGAAAG CTTCtacagaagaagggaggaaagagctgAAGTTCTTGAGTAACAGCAACCCTGGGCAGCTGGAGCGGCTCTGCGCCTCACTGTAA